The following are encoded in a window of Ruminiclostridium herbifermentans genomic DNA:
- a CDS encoding cation-translocating P-type ATPase, whose translation MWFSQSQEEVLKKLDVNPSKGLSSAEAKSRLEKYGQNKLKSKPKKSLIALFFSQLKDMLIYVLLGAALITMIIGEYTDSIIILLVVILNAVIGVVQEYKAGKAIEALQKMTTPKALVRRDGEAKEINSEEIVPGDIVILDAGRFVPADLRLVESANLQIEESALTGESVPTDKDANSVYEDPKTPIGDKSNMAFMSTLTTYGRGEGVVVATAMETEIGKIAKILDEDNDEMTPLQKKLEELGKILGFVAIGICVVIFIIALIQKRDLFEMFLTAISLAVAAIPEGLAAIVAIVLALGVTRMSKINAIVKKLPAVETLGSVNIICSDKTGTLTQNKMTVVKHYTYNKLSDVPAAETSLEASGDTIELVKSLVLCSDATYENGQGTGDPTEIALIILGDKYGLSRNSLNTKHNRVSEKPFDSDRKLMSTLNKEGNGFRVHTKGAIDNLLKISSSALVDGKIVPLTEDMKENYLKITEQMSDSALRVLGVAFKDTDSLIEPDAMETDLTIIGLVGMIDPPRLEVKASIAEAKTAGITPIMITGDHKNTAVAIAKELGIAESIEQSLTGAEIDEISDEEFSKNINNYRVFARVSPEHKVKIVRAFKSHGNIVSMTGDGVNDAPSLKFADIGVAMGITGTDVAKGASDMILTDDNFTTIVHAIEEGRNIYNNIKKSVIFLLSCNLGEVITVFLSILFFWPVPLLPTQILWINLITDTLPAISLGIDPGDKDIMKRKPRNPKDSFFANGAAFNAILGGSLIGILTLLAFYFGLHEHGYSLGSKNIPEDVLTYARTMSFVVLAASQLLYSLSMRSATKSIFKVGLFSNMYLIGAIIAGFILQLGVISIPLLANAFKVHNLSLMDWGIVILFALVPLTVNELFKLVKSLLKGKSEE comes from the coding sequence ATGTGGTTTTCACAGTCACAAGAAGAAGTATTAAAAAAACTTGATGTAAATCCCTCAAAGGGACTCTCTAGTGCAGAAGCTAAGTCAAGGCTTGAAAAATATGGACAAAACAAGCTTAAAAGCAAACCAAAAAAGAGCTTAATTGCACTATTTTTTTCTCAGCTTAAAGACATGCTGATATACGTTCTTTTAGGAGCTGCATTAATTACTATGATTATAGGAGAATATACTGACTCCATAATAATCCTATTAGTTGTTATTTTGAATGCTGTAATTGGCGTAGTACAAGAATATAAAGCGGGAAAGGCTATAGAAGCCCTTCAGAAAATGACAACTCCCAAGGCTCTTGTAAGACGTGATGGAGAGGCAAAAGAAATTAATTCTGAAGAAATAGTTCCCGGTGATATTGTCATTTTAGATGCCGGTAGATTTGTACCTGCTGATCTGAGACTTGTTGAAAGTGCAAATCTTCAGATTGAGGAATCAGCATTAACAGGAGAATCTGTTCCAACAGATAAGGATGCAAATTCTGTTTATGAAGATCCTAAAACGCCTATAGGTGACAAGTCTAATATGGCTTTTATGTCAACCCTAACCACTTATGGCAGAGGCGAAGGTGTTGTAGTTGCAACTGCAATGGAAACTGAGATTGGTAAAATAGCAAAGATACTCGATGAAGATAATGACGAAATGACCCCTCTTCAGAAAAAATTAGAAGAGCTTGGCAAAATCCTTGGTTTTGTTGCAATAGGCATATGTGTTGTCATATTCATTATTGCATTAATTCAAAAAAGAGACCTTTTTGAAATGTTCTTAACCGCTATCAGCTTGGCAGTTGCTGCAATCCCAGAGGGATTAGCCGCTATAGTAGCCATTGTGCTGGCTCTTGGCGTTACAAGGATGTCTAAAATCAATGCAATAGTTAAAAAGCTGCCGGCAGTTGAAACTTTAGGATCTGTTAACATCATTTGCTCAGACAAAACAGGAACACTTACACAAAACAAAATGACAGTTGTCAAGCACTATACCTATAATAAGCTTTCAGATGTGCCAGCAGCAGAAACTAGTTTGGAAGCTTCCGGTGATACCATTGAACTAGTTAAATCCCTTGTGTTATGTTCGGATGCAACATATGAAAACGGACAAGGGACTGGCGACCCTACTGAAATAGCTTTAATAATTTTAGGTGATAAATACGGACTATCAAGAAACAGTTTAAATACAAAGCATAATAGGGTATCAGAAAAACCCTTCGATTCAGACAGAAAATTAATGTCAACCCTAAATAAAGAGGGAAATGGTTTCAGAGTTCATACAAAGGGTGCAATAGACAATCTACTAAAGATTTCTAGCAGTGCTCTTGTGGATGGAAAAATAGTTCCTTTGACAGAAGACATGAAAGAAAATTATCTAAAAATCACAGAACAAATGTCTGATTCGGCATTAAGAGTGCTAGGTGTGGCGTTTAAGGATACAGACAGCCTTATTGAGCCTGATGCAATGGAGACGGATTTAACTATAATTGGTTTAGTTGGAATGATTGATCCTCCGAGATTGGAGGTTAAAGCTTCTATTGCAGAAGCCAAAACTGCTGGAATTACACCTATAATGATTACAGGCGATCACAAAAACACTGCAGTTGCAATTGCAAAAGAGCTGGGAATTGCAGAGTCAATCGAACAAAGCTTAACAGGAGCAGAAATAGACGAAATATCAGATGAGGAATTTTCAAAGAATATTAATAATTATAGAGTTTTTGCAAGAGTTTCTCCTGAGCACAAGGTTAAGATAGTCAGAGCCTTTAAGTCCCACGGCAACATAGTTTCTATGACAGGTGACGGTGTAAACGATGCCCCATCTTTAAAATTTGCCGATATAGGTGTTGCAATGGGTATCACCGGAACAGATGTTGCTAAAGGCGCAAGTGACATGATTTTAACGGATGACAATTTTACTACTATAGTTCATGCTATTGAAGAAGGACGAAACATTTATAATAATATAAAGAAGTCTGTAATTTTCCTATTGTCCTGTAATTTAGGTGAGGTTATAACAGTATTTTTATCCATACTGTTTTTCTGGCCTGTACCTTTGTTGCCAACACAGATTCTCTGGATAAATCTTATCACAGATACCTTACCCGCTATATCCCTTGGAATTGACCCAGGTGACAAGGATATTATGAAAAGGAAGCCTAGAAACCCAAAGGACAGCTTTTTTGCAAACGGTGCAGCCTTTAATGCAATCCTGGGTGGTTCCCTAATAGGTATATTAACTCTATTAGCATTCTATTTTGGGTTACATGAGCATGGATATTCCTTAGGTTCAAAAAATATACCTGAAGATGTATTGACATATGCCAGAACAATGTCCTTTGTTGTATTAGCGGCATCCCAGTTGCTTTATTCATTATCAATGAGGAGTGCAACTAAATCTATATTTAAAGTTGGTTTGTTCTCTAATATGTATTTGATTGGTGCTATAATTGCTGGTTTCATTCTACAGCTAGGAGTTATATCCATACCATTGCTTGCCAACGCCTTTAAAGTGCATAACTTAAGTTTAATGGACTGGGGAATTGTAATTTTATTTGCTTTAGTTCCTCTTACAGTTAATGAATTATTTAAGTTGGTAAAGTCATTATTAAAAGGCAAATCAGAAGAATAG
- a CDS encoding zinc-ribbon domain-containing protein — translation MADKTITCKDCGATFTFTESEQAFYKEKGFENEPQRCASCRAARKQQRSSRVGNGANRGYGNRW, via the coding sequence ATGGCAGATAAGACTATTACATGCAAGGATTGTGGTGCTACTTTTACATTTACAGAAAGTGAGCAGGCATTTTACAAAGAGAAGGGTTTCGAAAACGAACCACAGAGATGCGCTAGCTGCAGAGCTGCTAGAAAGCAACAGAGATCAAGCAGAGTAGGAAACGGCGCAAACAGAGGCTACGGCAATAGATGGTAA
- a CDS encoding GerMN domain-containing protein codes for MKKHILFFTLVSFITLISGCTATNNNNNNNNNNSSEAQGKVQEYFPIKENVKYVYEGKGNEYAAYDVYIDYIDYTSGNKVQQRTNNGGSEIVKVLEIKDGKLTKIFFKGEIYYRENFLDVDEKENEILLMEPLVKGTTWTLKDSSVRTITNTSADITTPSGNYKAIEVTTDSSNGKTVDYYARNIGLVKSVFNSEGGEISSSLSKIEENALFTQNINFYYPDIDESKIVYQNKEVSFRTNETTKQVLEQAYKDLIKDKIGDSVTTNTKVNSLYLKDNIVYLDLDNTFLKEINAGAYYEKLIVQSIVNTLGQYYNTDKVVFTLDNKPYESGHISMEKDGYFKVDFDNTVEATQ; via the coding sequence ATGAAAAAACACATTTTATTTTTTACTTTAGTTAGCTTTATTACTCTCATTTCAGGCTGTACTGCAACAAATAATAATAATAATAATAATAATAATAATAGTTCAGAAGCACAGGGGAAGGTACAGGAGTATTTTCCTATAAAAGAAAACGTCAAGTATGTATATGAAGGCAAAGGCAATGAATACGCTGCGTATGATGTGTATATTGACTATATTGACTATACTTCCGGAAATAAAGTACAGCAGAGAACCAATAATGGCGGTTCAGAAATAGTTAAGGTGCTTGAAATAAAGGATGGTAAGCTTACTAAAATATTTTTCAAGGGAGAAATCTATTACAGAGAAAATTTTTTGGATGTAGACGAAAAAGAAAATGAAATTTTACTTATGGAACCGTTGGTAAAGGGTACAACCTGGACATTAAAGGATTCAAGTGTAAGAACTATTACTAATACTTCTGCTGACATCACTACGCCCTCCGGAAACTATAAAGCTATTGAGGTAACTACTGATAGCTCAAACGGAAAAACAGTTGATTATTATGCAAGGAATATTGGTTTAGTAAAGTCTGTATTCAATTCTGAGGGTGGGGAAATAAGTTCTTCTCTTAGTAAAATTGAGGAAAATGCATTGTTTACACAGAATATTAACTTCTATTATCCTGATATTGATGAAAGCAAAATAGTTTATCAAAATAAAGAAGTAAGCTTTAGGACTAATGAAACAACAAAGCAAGTATTAGAACAAGCATACAAAGATTTGATTAAAGATAAAATAGGTGACTCAGTTACAACAAATACAAAAGTTAATAGCTTATATTTAAAAGATAATATTGTTTACCTTGATTTAGATAATACTTTTTTAAAAGAAATAAATGCTGGTGCGTATTATGAAAAGCTGATAGTTCAGAGCATAGTAAATACTTTGGGGCAGTACTACAACACAGATAAAGTCGTGTTCACCTTAGATAATAAACCCTATGAGTCAGGACATATTTCTATGGAAAAGGATGGATACTTTAAGGTTGACTTTGACAATACAGTTGAAGCCACACAGTAG